In Labilibaculum sp. DW002, the genomic window CCTTTCAACAACGCGTACTTCTAGGGCATCATAGTATTGATCGACCTATGGTAGTGGAAATTGAAGGCTATCAAATTTGGTCGGAGAAAGCAGGTGAATTAAGTAAATTATTAAAAGCAAATCAACTAACCATCGAGCATCGCTATTTCAAAAATTCCATGCCTGATAGTATAGATTGGCAATATTTGAACATTAAACAGGCTGCAGCCGATCAACATGTGATCATTCAGGCTTTAAAAAAGATCTACAAAGAAAAGTGGATCACAACTGGAATCAGTAAAGGTGGGCAGACAACCATGTATCATCGTTACTTTTATCCTAATGATGTAGAGGTTAGTGTACCCTATGTGGCTCCTCTTAATTTAGCTCGTGAAGACAAACGAATACATGAACATTTGGCAAGTGTTGGAAAAAAAGAAACCCGAGATAAGATTTATCAATTTCAATTGGCTTGTTTCAAAAACAAAGAAAAGCTACTCACCATAGCCGAATCTCATGCCAAAGAAAAAAAGTATTCTTTCTTGATGGGATTGGAAAAAGCTTTGGATTTAAGTATTCTTGAATATCCTTTTGCATATTGGCAATGGGGAGGAATTACTTTCTACAACATTCCAGATGAAAATGCTAGCGTTAATGAATTGTTTGAGCACCTTATAAAAGTTTCAGGCATGGATTTCTTCGATGAAATAAGCTTGAAACCCAGTCTTGCATTTTATCATCAGGCATTAAGCGAAATTGGAATGTACAGCTATGAAATTGTTCCATTCAAAGAATATTTGAATTACAAAGACGATTTGACCTTCGATCATGTTTTTCCGAATGAACCTATTCGAAAATTTGATGCCTCATCGATGGTTAAAATTAACAAATGGCTGCAAACAGATGCTGAAAAAATACTTTTCATCTATGGGGAATATGATACTTGGTCGGCAACTGCTGTTAACCTAAAAGAAAACAACAAATGCCAAAAATTTGTAAACCCGGAAGGTTCTCACAAAACAAGAATCAAAAGCTTCCCGGAGGAAATGCAGAAAGAAATCGTATCTACCTTAGAAGCTTGGCTCGATCTTAAAATACAAAAATAACAATCAAGAATCATAACTAGCATTAGGATTCTTCTTTTGAGAAGGAGGTTTCGGAATAGCCCTCTGAGACCTCCTGACTCAAACACACACTAACTTTCCAAACAAATATGAAAACCCTAAGTATTAGCATCCTTTTTGTTTTGCTGTGCGATATACTTACAGCGCAAGAAGCCAACAAGCCAAATGATTGGGAAAACCCTCAAGTTGTAGGAATAAACAAAGAAAAGCCAAGAGCATCCTTCTTTGCATATCGAAATACTGAAAATGCAAGTCGAAATCAAAAGTCTAATTCTCCCTATTTTATAGATTTAAATGGAGTATGGAAATTCAATTGGGTAGTTAAACCAGCCGATAGACCTGTTGATTTTCACAAACTTGATTTCGATACCTCAAAGTGGAATAATATAAAGGTACCAGCTCATTGGGAGTTGGAAGGATATGGAGTTCCAATTTATACTGATGTCTCCTACCCTTTTCCAAACAATGAACCATTCATTCCTCATGATTACAATCCTGTAGGATCTTACAAACAAGAATTTACAATTCCTGAAAATTGGGAAAATGAAGAAGTCTATATCCATTTTGGAGGTGTTCGTTCTGCTATGTATGTTTGGGTGAATGGAGAGAAAGTTGGTTACAGTCAGGGAAGTAAAACCCCAGCCGAATTCAATTTGACAAAGTATCTAAAATCAGGGAAAAACCAATTGGCGGTTGAAGTGTACCGATTTAGCGATGGTAGCTATTTGGAAGATCAGGATTACTGGAAGGTGAGTGGATTTGAGCGAGATGTCTATTTGTATGCTCGTCCTAAGATTCACATCCAAGATTTCTTCGTACAAGCTGGATTAGATGAAAAATACACTAACGGAACATTTTCTTTAGATGTAAAGATCAATCAAAACCTAACTAAAACTGCCAGAAGATCTTTACAAGTAAAGGTATTCGATGGAGGAAAAACCATTGTAGATTTAAGTACAACTAGAAAGCTTGAACAAGGCATTCAGCTTTTTTCATTTGAAGGCCTAGTTCCTGATGTTCATAAATGGACTGCAGAAACACCAAATTTATACACACTACAGATTGAATTGAAATCTGGTGATAAAACCATAGAAATAATCCGCAGGAAAATTGGTTTCCGAACCAGCGAGATTAAAAATGGCTTATTGCAAGTTAACGGTGTGCCAATTGTTATACGAGGTGTCAACCGGCATGAGCATGACGCTGAAAAAGGTCGTGTGATTACTGAAGAATCAATGATTCGAGATATCGAGTTAATGAAGCAATTCAACATCAATGCTGTTCGAAATTCACACTATCCAAACCGTGAGCGATGGTACGAATTATGCGATGAATATGGTTTATATCTAATTGATGAAGCCAATATTGAAGCACATGGTTGCGATCCTTACAATAAGGAAAAAACATTGGCTAATAAACCAAACTGGAAAAAAGCATTTCTTGACAGAACTCAGTCCATGTTCGAGCGAAGTAAAAATCATGCCTCTGTTATTATTTGGTCATTAGGAAATGAAACAGGTCGTGGTCAAAACTTCGAAGCAACCTATAAATGGTTAAAAGAACATGATAGTTCGCGCCCTGTACAATCTGAAGATTCTGGACAAGAATTCAATACAGATATTTTCTGCCCCATGTACGATCGCATATGGGAAATGAAAAAGTATATTGAGAAAGTACAAACGCGTCCACTTATCCAATGTGAATATGCACATGCTATGGGAAATAGCGTTGGTAACCTTAAGGATTATTGGGATTTAATTCGCAAACATCGCCAACTTCAAGGTGGATTCATTTGGGATTGGGTAGATCAAACCTTTAGAAAAGTAACCGAAAAAGGAGATACAATTTTTGCCTATGGTGGTGATATGGGGATCTATAAGATTCAAAATGATTCAAATTTTTGTGCCAATGGCTTGATTAGTGCAGACAGAAAAATTCATCCTCATATTTGGGAAGTAAAGAAAGTATACCAACCTATTGCTTTCGAAAAAGTTGATCTTTCTAATAATCAATTCAAACTAATAAATCGATATGATTTTATCAGTCTAGACCATATTGATATCAGCTGGAAGCTAAAGGAAGATGCAAAGGAAATTGCAGCAGGTAATGTTGATGCAAAACCTCTGGCTGCTCATGAGCATATGAATGTAAAAATCGATTATCCTGCCATTGATCCAAAACCGGGAAAAGAATATTTCATCCTTTTCGAAGCTCACTGTTCAGTAGAAGATGTAATGATTCCAAAAGCTCATCGCGTAGCTTGGGAACAATTTCAATTGCCTATTCACAAGGAAGTAGAACCAATTAAATCTAATCAATTGGCTAAACTAAAATTGATTGAAAATCGAAATGAAATAACAATAACAGGAAAGCAATTCGAACTGATTATTTCAAAAGAAAATGGCAGTATCAACTCCTACAAAATTGATGGAACAGAATTAATCGAGCAAGCTTTGGAGCCATTCTTCTGGCGAGCGGTTACCGATAATGATTTAGGAAATGGAACTCCTGCTAAATGCAAAATCTGGAAAGATGCTGGAGAAAAAAGAGAATTGTCTGAGATTAAGCTAAATCAAATTAATCCTCAACAAATTGAAGTAAATGTGCAAAGCAATCTTGCAAGTGCTTCGAGTAAATACCATACTAAATATCTTGTTTCAGGAAATGGAGACATCGAAATTGAGAATCAATTTACACCACTTTCAAATGATCTTCCGATGATTCCACGTTTGGGCATGCAAATGCAATTACCAAAGGAATTTAATCAAATAGAATGGTTCGGAAGAGGACCTGAGGAAAGTATGGAAGATAGAAAATCCGCCAGTATCATCGATCATTACAAAGGAAATGTTTGGGAACAATACCATCCCTATGTTCGTCCGCAAGAAACTGGCAATAAAACCGATCTTCGTTGGATTGCCTTAACCAATAAAGAAGGTAAAGGCATAATGGCTATTGGTGCTCCTTTGCTATCTGGTTCTGCTTTGGGTTTTGATTACAAAAAACTTTATCATGAAGGAAAAGACAAGCCAAATAAACATGGAAATGAAATCAAACAAGGCGATGTAATCTCCTTTCAAATTGATTACAAACAAATGGGTGTTGGTGGAGATAATTCTTGGGGAGCACCTGTGCACGCAGAATACTGTATTCCTTCAAGAACCTATAAATACAAGTTTATTCTTCGCCCTATTAATGGAGAGCAGGATTTAAACGAGCTGAGTAAGCTTAGAATAAAATAAGAATCATGAGACAAATAATATCAAAATTATACTTGCCATTTTGCTTGCTGATGTCATTTTCAGCCTGTGTTGAAAAAGAAGCGATTGATTCAAAAGCTGATTTGCAGGAAATTTATTCCAATGTTCTGAACATATCAGGTATACCTCAGGAGCAATTCAAATTGGATGCATTCGGCTTTTCCGATTTGGGTGCTTGGCATGGATATGCATTACCACATCAAGATAGTACATCCTATTATGGTGGATTTTCTGGTCCATTGAGCATGAAAATGTGGGGCCAATGGCTAAGCAAGAGCATTAGTCAGCTAGAAGTAACTAATGCTCAAACAAATGAACCAATAGATTTGAGTAAGGCGAAAGCCGAAATGACCTACAATCCAGGCTTATTACAACAAACATTGAAGGTTCAGGACTTAAGCATTACCATTAAATTAATTTTTGTAAGTAATCGTACCTCTTTACTGCAAACCAAAATTTTTAATCATTCTGAAAAGGAATTAAACCTTTACATTGGATGGAAGGGACAGCTTTTTGAAAAGGGCTTACAATTGAAAGAAACCACTTTGGGCATTAAAGTTGCGTTTGAAAACAGTGAGGAAGAATTTATAATTCAGACCGATAAAACCAAGGATGTAATAATATCTAAAGATCAACTTTCTTATAGAATGATTTTAAAGGACAGACTTGAAATCCCAGCTGGTAAATCAAATACAATAAACCTTCTTCACTCTCACTATTTTAATAAACAAGAGGCGCTTGCAGAAAGTTCTAAAACGGAAGAATACCTATACAATTCACAAAATGCATTTACAGACAACAAAACACGTTGGAACAAATACCTAAGCAATGCATTATCGAGTAAAAGTTCATTGTTAGAAAAGAAAGAGAATAGAAAGCTGGCGGTAAAATGCGTGCAAACCTTACTTACCAACTGGCGATCACCAGCGGGTGATCTACAACACTCTGGTGTTTTTCCGTCAGCAGCTTATCAAGGTTTTTATGGATTCTGGTCTTGGGACTCATGGAAACAGGCTGTTGCTCTTGTAAGATTCAATCCTGAACTTGCAAAAAGTAACCTTCGCTCTATGTTCCAATATCAGGATGATATGGGTATGGTTGCCGACTGTGTATATTTTGATCCCAAAGAAAATAATTGGCGCGACACCAAAGCACCATTGGCTAGCTGGGCTGTTTTAGAAATCTATAAAGCAACTTCTGATCTTGAGTTTGTGAAAGAAATGTATCCTAAATTGGTGAAATATCATAAATGGTGGTATCAATATCGTGATCACGACCAAAATGGCTTATGCGAATATGGTTCAACCGATGGTACTCTTATCGCAGCTAAATGGGAATCAGGTATGGACAATGCGGTTCGCTTTGATGATTCAAAAATGCTTAAGAACAACAAGAACGGATGGTCTATGAATCAGGAATCAGTAGATCTTAACGCTTATTTGCAAGCTGAGAAAGAACAATTGGTCAAGCTTGCAAACTTGTTGGACAAATCGGAAGAAGCCCAAAAACTAAGTAAGCAGGCCAATAATTTAAAAGAGCGAATTGCCAACGAATTCTACGATACAGAAGAAGGTTTTTTCTACGATAGAGAAATTATAAGTGGCAAACTCTTAACTGTACAACAAGGACCCGAAGGCTGGATTCCTCTTTACACAAACATTGCGAATCAAGAGCAAGCAAATGGTGTTGTAAAGTTACTGACCGATACTACTAAATTCAATACAAAAGTTCCTTTCCCTACCCTAGTAGCCGATCACAAAAAATTCAATCCGCTTAAAGGCTATTGGAGAGGCCCAGTTTGGTTAGATCAGGCTTACTTTGGTATTAAATCGCTAGAACTATATGGCTACACTAAAGAAGCAGATCTATTAAGTCAGAAATTGTTGCAAAATGCTGAGGGTCTACTTCAGGATGCACCAATTAGAGAAAACTACCACCCTATAAGTGGTAAAGGATTAAATGCTAACCACTTTTCCTGGTCAGCAGCTCATTATTTGATGCTATTGACAGATGAAGACTAATTAAAAAAGCGGATGTTCTGTACAGAACATCCGCTTTGTCATTTATGACTTAAAAATTAAATCTCTTTAAGCTCTGGAGACATTACCACCTCTATTTTAGCTGGTTTAGCAAAGTATTTCTTTGCAAATGCTTCCACTTTTTCTTTTGATATTTCATTGATCATTTCCTCATAAGCCTCAACAGTCTTAACGCTCTCACCGTATTCATAGTAACGATTTATTGCATTAATCCAATAGCCATTCTTACGAAGATTTTCCTGGTATTCCTTAATGAAATTTTTCTTGGTTTCATTCAAATCATCTTCTTTTACTCCACTAGTAAACAACTCGCTAACCTCATTGTAAACAATAGTTTTTAGCTTATCTGCCTTAGCTGGATCGGTATCAAAACGAATTAATAAATTATACTCTTCACGAGGAAATTTATCAACAGATGCTCTTACTCCAACTCCGTACGATCCACCTTCTTTTTCACGAATCACTTCAAGGTATCTTTTACTAAGTAGTTCAGCCACAACATCCATCATAATAGAATTCTCTTTCGAGTATTTAATATCTCCGTGAAAATCGATATTAATGGTTGTTTTAGGAGTTTCCATTTGTCTAACAAAATGATTGAAAGCATCTTTTTCAGGGTATCCTACGCCATTATCTTTCCAATTTTCTTTACGATCGATATCTTTAATGCTACCAATATAAGTCTCGATTAAAGGCTTAGCTTTTTCAGCATCAATATTTCCAACAAAAACGAAAGTAAAATCACTTGCATCAACAAAACGTTCCTTATATACACGCTCCATGGTAGCCAAGTTTAATTTGCTAATCATATCTGTGTTAAACAAGATCGTACGAGCATCATGATTAGTAGAAGTCATTGCTACAGAATCACCAAATACCTTATTTACATCGGATCCCATATTGGCTACGTAAGCCATATATCTACTTTTTAATGCAGTAAAAGCATCTTCATCGAATCTTGGTTGTTCGAAATACATATGCACCAATTGCAGCAAAGTTTCAAAATCTTTAACCGAAGAATTTCCATTAAAACCTTCAGATAATTCTCCAATATATGGCGAAACGCGAACTTCTTTACCTGTAAGTAATTTTTTAAGGCTTGTTTGGTCAAATTTACCCAAACCAAAATTTGAAATAAATCCACCAGTCATTTCTGCAGAAGCTAAATCCTCAACATTATACAGCGAATTTCCACCTTTACTAAAAGCTTTCAAGCGAATTTCATTCTCTTTGAAATTAGTCTTTTTAAGCACAACTGTAGCACCATTTGCCAACTTCCATTCTGTGGCATCAAAAGCATTTAATTTAGCTTCTTTTGTTACCGAACCAAGCTCTGGTAATTCAGCAATTAAGGGTTCGTTAATTACCTTGTCTTCGTAAGGCTCTAGTTCTGCATTTCTAACTTTTTTAACGATTGCAAGCAATTGTTCTTCAGTTGGCAATTGCAATCCTTCCTTCTCAGGTGCTGATAAAGTTATAACTACATTCTCCTTTGTAACCCATCCTTTAGAAATTGCATTCACTTCATCTGCACTAATTCCAGGCAACAATTTCTGCATTGCCATAAATTCAAACTCAATACCAGGAGCAGGCTCATTGGTAAGATAGTTTTGCTTGTACTCACGAACCAATCGATCGTTATGTTGCTTGTTACGTTCCTGATATTGCTTTTCAACTTGACTCAGCATAGCAGTCTTCGCTCTTTCTAATTCAGAGGCAACAACTCCATATCTATTTGCTCTTTCAGCTTCCTTTAAAAAGACTTCAATACCTCCAATAATATTATCCTCTTTAAGAGTTACACTATTGTGATAAACATCCATTTTTCTTGCTTTGTTGTAGTAAGCTCCAAATGCATTAATAAACGGAGCATTCCCTTTCTGTAGCAATTCATTTAAACGATTACCAAGAATTGTTGATTGAAGATCTGCGATAAGAAGTTCACGATAGTATTTCATATTCTTTTCAACAAAAGGGGTTGCCTCATGTTTGTATAAAATATCAAATCTTAAGCTACTCAATTCTTTATCAGTAATAACTCCAACAATAGGTTCCTGATTATCTGGTACTGGATAATAAACTCTTTCTTTAGGATTTTTAACAGCAGGAATATGAGCAAACATTTCCTTAATCTTCATTTCAAATTTCTCTGCATCAACATCCCCAACAACAACAATCGCCTGTAAATCGGTACGATACCAGTCGTGGTAAAAATCCTTTATCACCTGATGATCAAAATTATCAATTACATCAAGACTACCAATTACATCGCGTTTCGCATATTTTGACCCTTTGTAAATGAGTTTATTTTGTTCTAAATAAACGCGCATTCCTCCAGATCTACGTGTTCTCCATTCTTCATGAATGACACCGCGTTCATTATCTATCTCCTCGCCTTCTAAACTCAAGTAATTCGACCAATCATGCAATACCAAAAGTGCCGAATCTAATAAGTTTTCATTTGAAGTAGGAATATTACTTAGATTGTAAACAGTTTCATCAACATTTGTATAAGCATTAATGTTTCTACCAAAAGCAACTCCGTATTTTTCTAAATAATTTAAGACTCCCTTTCCTGGGAAATTTTTTGTGCCATTAAAAGCCATATGCTCCAAGAAATGGGCTAATCCATTCTGATCATCATTTTCTAAAATCGCACCTACATTTTGAACAATGTAAAAGCTGGCCCGATCTTTAGGTTCTTCATTGTGACGAACGTAATAGGTTAATCCATTATCTAATTTTCCCGTCCGCACATTCGGATCCATCGGAATTTTAGCATCCATACCACTTTGAGCTGATAGCATTCCTGTTGCTGTCAAAACGCAAGCAGCACAAAGGCTGATTTTACTAAATAAATACTTAATCATTTGTTATTCGTTTTAGTGATTTGATTTCATCTC contains:
- a CDS encoding glycoside hydrolase family 2 TIM barrel-domain containing protein is translated as MKTLSISILFVLLCDILTAQEANKPNDWENPQVVGINKEKPRASFFAYRNTENASRNQKSNSPYFIDLNGVWKFNWVVKPADRPVDFHKLDFDTSKWNNIKVPAHWELEGYGVPIYTDVSYPFPNNEPFIPHDYNPVGSYKQEFTIPENWENEEVYIHFGGVRSAMYVWVNGEKVGYSQGSKTPAEFNLTKYLKSGKNQLAVEVYRFSDGSYLEDQDYWKVSGFERDVYLYARPKIHIQDFFVQAGLDEKYTNGTFSLDVKINQNLTKTARRSLQVKVFDGGKTIVDLSTTRKLEQGIQLFSFEGLVPDVHKWTAETPNLYTLQIELKSGDKTIEIIRRKIGFRTSEIKNGLLQVNGVPIVIRGVNRHEHDAEKGRVITEESMIRDIELMKQFNINAVRNSHYPNRERWYELCDEYGLYLIDEANIEAHGCDPYNKEKTLANKPNWKKAFLDRTQSMFERSKNHASVIIWSLGNETGRGQNFEATYKWLKEHDSSRPVQSEDSGQEFNTDIFCPMYDRIWEMKKYIEKVQTRPLIQCEYAHAMGNSVGNLKDYWDLIRKHRQLQGGFIWDWVDQTFRKVTEKGDTIFAYGGDMGIYKIQNDSNFCANGLISADRKIHPHIWEVKKVYQPIAFEKVDLSNNQFKLINRYDFISLDHIDISWKLKEDAKEIAAGNVDAKPLAAHEHMNVKIDYPAIDPKPGKEYFILFEAHCSVEDVMIPKAHRVAWEQFQLPIHKEVEPIKSNQLAKLKLIENRNEITITGKQFELIISKENGSINSYKIDGTELIEQALEPFFWRAVTDNDLGNGTPAKCKIWKDAGEKRELSEIKLNQINPQQIEVNVQSNLASASSKYHTKYLVSGNGDIEIENQFTPLSNDLPMIPRLGMQMQLPKEFNQIEWFGRGPEESMEDRKSASIIDHYKGNVWEQYHPYVRPQETGNKTDLRWIALTNKEGKGIMAIGAPLLSGSALGFDYKKLYHEGKDKPNKHGNEIKQGDVISFQIDYKQMGVGGDNSWGAPVHAEYCIPSRTYKYKFILRPINGEQDLNELSKLRIK
- a CDS encoding M16 family metallopeptidase translates to MIKYLFSKISLCAACVLTATGMLSAQSGMDAKIPMDPNVRTGKLDNGLTYYVRHNEEPKDRASFYIVQNVGAILENDDQNGLAHFLEHMAFNGTKNFPGKGVLNYLEKYGVAFGRNINAYTNVDETVYNLSNIPTSNENLLDSALLVLHDWSNYLSLEGEEIDNERGVIHEEWRTRRSGGMRVYLEQNKLIYKGSKYAKRDVIGSLDVIDNFDHQVIKDFYHDWYRTDLQAIVVVGDVDAEKFEMKIKEMFAHIPAVKNPKERVYYPVPDNQEPIVGVITDKELSSLRFDILYKHEATPFVEKNMKYYRELLIADLQSTILGNRLNELLQKGNAPFINAFGAYYNKARKMDVYHNSVTLKEDNIIGGIEVFLKEAERANRYGVVASELERAKTAMLSQVEKQYQERNKQHNDRLVREYKQNYLTNEPAPGIEFEFMAMQKLLPGISADEVNAISKGWVTKENVVITLSAPEKEGLQLPTEEQLLAIVKKVRNAELEPYEDKVINEPLIAELPELGSVTKEAKLNAFDATEWKLANGATVVLKKTNFKENEIRLKAFSKGGNSLYNVEDLASAEMTGGFISNFGLGKFDQTSLKKLLTGKEVRVSPYIGELSEGFNGNSSVKDFETLLQLVHMYFEQPRFDEDAFTALKSRYMAYVANMGSDVNKVFGDSVAMTSTNHDARTILFNTDMISKLNLATMERVYKERFVDASDFTFVFVGNIDAEKAKPLIETYIGSIKDIDRKENWKDNGVGYPEKDAFNHFVRQMETPKTTINIDFHGDIKYSKENSIMMDVVAELLSKRYLEVIREKEGGSYGVGVRASVDKFPREEYNLLIRFDTDPAKADKLKTIVYNEVSELFTSGVKEDDLNETKKNFIKEYQENLRKNGYWINAINRYYEYGESVKTVEAYEEMINEISKEKVEAFAKKYFAKPAKIEVVMSPELKEI
- a CDS encoding MGH1-like glycoside hydrolase domain-containing protein, which encodes MRQIISKLYLPFCLLMSFSACVEKEAIDSKADLQEIYSNVLNISGIPQEQFKLDAFGFSDLGAWHGYALPHQDSTSYYGGFSGPLSMKMWGQWLSKSISQLEVTNAQTNEPIDLSKAKAEMTYNPGLLQQTLKVQDLSITIKLIFVSNRTSLLQTKIFNHSEKELNLYIGWKGQLFEKGLQLKETTLGIKVAFENSEEEFIIQTDKTKDVIISKDQLSYRMILKDRLEIPAGKSNTINLLHSHYFNKQEALAESSKTEEYLYNSQNAFTDNKTRWNKYLSNALSSKSSLLEKKENRKLAVKCVQTLLTNWRSPAGDLQHSGVFPSAAYQGFYGFWSWDSWKQAVALVRFNPELAKSNLRSMFQYQDDMGMVADCVYFDPKENNWRDTKAPLASWAVLEIYKATSDLEFVKEMYPKLVKYHKWWYQYRDHDQNGLCEYGSTDGTLIAAKWESGMDNAVRFDDSKMLKNNKNGWSMNQESVDLNAYLQAEKEQLVKLANLLDKSEEAQKLSKQANNLKERIANEFYDTEEGFFYDREIISGKLLTVQQGPEGWIPLYTNIANQEQANGVVKLLTDTTKFNTKVPFPTLVADHKKFNPLKGYWRGPVWLDQAYFGIKSLELYGYTKEADLLSQKLLQNAEGLLQDAPIRENYHPISGKGLNANHFSWSAAHYLMLLTDED
- a CDS encoding S28 family serine protease, yielding MKKHIIKSICLLFLLSLGLSNSLLAKSKSLEEKLKQIPNVSVQKIKGDTTFASYFELYFTQALDHNNPDAGTFQQRVLLGHHSIDRPMVVEIEGYQIWSEKAGELSKLLKANQLTIEHRYFKNSMPDSIDWQYLNIKQAAADQHVIIQALKKIYKEKWITTGISKGGQTTMYHRYFYPNDVEVSVPYVAPLNLAREDKRIHEHLASVGKKETRDKIYQFQLACFKNKEKLLTIAESHAKEKKYSFLMGLEKALDLSILEYPFAYWQWGGITFYNIPDENASVNELFEHLIKVSGMDFFDEISLKPSLAFYHQALSEIGMYSYEIVPFKEYLNYKDDLTFDHVFPNEPIRKFDASSMVKINKWLQTDAEKILFIYGEYDTWSATAVNLKENNKCQKFVNPEGSHKTRIKSFPEEMQKEIVSTLEAWLDLKIQK